A segment of the Candidatus Pelagisphaera phototrophica genome:
CGGAATCAGAATACTCGTCGGATAACAACCTGGGCAGGCAAAGAGCTTTTTCTCAGCCCATCCGTCTTCAGTAATTTCAGGCAATACATACTGAGAGTCCTTTAGGAGCACTTCATCTGGATGGGGCTGCCCATAATACTCTTTGTAAATAGCCGGATCAGAAATCCTAAAATCCGCACTACAGTCTATTACCTTTTTTCCCGATTTTGAAATTACTCCTGCATACTCGGCAGCTACCCCATGCGGGACCGCCAAGAACACGCAATCGATATCCGTTCTGGCTGCCAAGGCGTGTGGATCAGAGTTTTCAAACTTCAATGAATCGAGGACACTTCGCAACTCAGGCATCACTGAGCCAACGCTTTTGCCCGCTTCGCTTCTCGAGGTAACAGCCACGAGATTAGCTTTCGGATGAGCCGCTAGTATTTTGACGAGAATCTCTCCGCCATATCCGGATGCGCCTACGATTGCCGTGTTCATTGAATAATTCGCTTAAATTGTCTGTCTTGAAAATTAGTTCCAACGGGTTTGATCGCTGGATAGAAGAGGTAATATAAAATTAATGATGTATGAAAACAAAAAGACCCCCTGAGGTAGTGAAACCAGAGAGGGCCTTGTCGAAAAAGTATTTTGAGTTGGCTTAGCGCTTTGAGAACTGGAATTTCTTACGCGCCCCTGGTTGTCCTGCCTTCTTGCGTTCCTTCATTCGAGGGTCGCGAGTAAGGTGACCGGCTTGCTTCAACTGTATTCGAAGCTCTGAATCAAACTTGAGTAGCGCACGTGCGATACCGAGTGCCAATGCACCCGCTTGGCCACTGTCTCCGCCGCCTTGCACTTTGGCAACTACATCAAATTTGTCTTTCGCTTCGATTGTGGTGAACGGAAGCAGAGCGGACCGGGAGAAATTCTCGTGAGAAAAGAAATCGGCAGCGGCTTTGTCGTTGATCTTAACCTGACCTGAGCCTTCCGTTAGCCGTATGCGAGCGACCGCCGTTTTCCGGCGTCCGGTTCCAAGGTATTCACTGTTGGTGTCTGCCATTTTCTGAGAGTGTTATTAAACTGATACCGCTTTGGGTTGTTGTGCTTCGTGAGGATGTTCCTCACCTGCGAACACCCTGAGCTTGGTGAGCATCTTGCTGGCCAGCCGGTTTTTAGGAAGCATTCCTTTGACGGCGTGCTTTACGACGAAATCGGGGCGTCTTTCCTGCATCTGGGCGACACTGAGATATTTTTCACCACCCACGTAGCCGCTGTAGAACATATACTTCTTCTGCTCGTTTTTCTTTCCCGTGAGAACGATTTTGTCGGCATTGATCACAACAACGAAATTTCCGGTGTCAACGTGCGGCGTGTAGGTGGCCTTGTCTCGGCCACGAAGCAAATTCGCTACTTTTACGGCGAGGCGGCCTAGGACTTGGTCCTTGGCGTCGACTATAACCCAGTCGCGTTTAGTGGTTTCCTTTTTGGCGAGAAATGTTTTCATCGGATTTCGAGAAAAAGAGGAAAACTCCTACCCCCTCGCTAAGGCATGTCAATGATTTTGCGAGTTTTTTTGATTGGTCTGCCAAAGGGGATTCGAGTCCTTCTCGGACTAGAATCTCATCGTTAGCGAGGTAGAGCCATGAAAGTGCGCTTCCGGAGTCGGCGACCCCTCTTCACTGTCCGAGTAATGGACCCCTATCGAGAGAACGGCGTTTTCTTTGAGTTGGACCGGAAAAACCACGTCCGCTCCGTAGTAAAGGTACTTACCAATATCGTCCACATTTAGGAGTCCAAAGTGCACCCCAAGATCGACAGAAGTCTTCGCACCCAGAGGAACGCTGTACCGAGCGGACCCTTCGGAGGTAGTGGCATCGATGTCCAAATCGCGGTAGAGGTAGAATGAGGCAACCACTCCCAAAATCTCACGTGTCACTCCCACGTAGGGCTCCAGTCGGCTATCACCGGTAGGGAAATAATAGTAGGCTGCTCCAAAATCGACACTGGTCTTTTCGCCGATCGCCCAACCTTGGCCGACATAAAAATCCACTTCGTCGTCCCAACTCTCTGGCAATCCACGATTTTCGATCGGCTGCGATGCCCAGATTCCCGCATAGAAGTCGTCTTTCCCAAACTCAATCGAAGGGTGAAATACATTGTCCGCCAGCTGGGCTCCGCGAAAAACGTACTTGGTGTCAAAGGTCAGGTCTAGACTGAGTGTATACTCCTCACTTTGCGAAATTGAGGCAGTAACCAGTGCAAATAGCCCTGCTGTGGTGTATCGAATGTTCATTTCAGGTTTGGTTTGATTCGAGAAACAAGTCTGACAATAGAACCCACCATTAGTTGCTCATTTGCAGCATGCGAGCCGAGAATTCTAACAGTTTTGCCCTATTTTCGAAAATTTCGCTTAGGCTTCCCAAGTCTTGGGTGTC
Coding sequences within it:
- the rpsI gene encoding 30S ribosomal protein S9 encodes the protein MADTNSEYLGTGRRKTAVARIRLTEGSGQVKINDKAAADFFSHENFSRSALLPFTTIEAKDKFDVVAKVQGGGDSGQAGALALGIARALLKFDSELRIQLKQAGHLTRDPRMKERKKAGQPGARKKFQFSKR
- the rplM gene encoding 50S ribosomal protein L13 — encoded protein: MKTFLAKKETTKRDWVIVDAKDQVLGRLAVKVANLLRGRDKATYTPHVDTGNFVVVINADKIVLTGKKNEQKKYMFYSGYVGGEKYLSVAQMQERRPDFVVKHAVKGMLPKNRLASKMLTKLRVFAGEEHPHEAQQPKAVSV
- a CDS encoding TorF family putative porin, encoding MNIRYTTAGLFALVTASISQSEEYTLSLDLTFDTKYVFRGAQLADNVFHPSIEFGKDDFYAGIWASQPIENRGLPESWDDEVDFYVGQGWAIGEKTSVDFGAAYYYFPTGDSRLEPYVGVTREILGVVASFYLYRDLDIDATTSEGSARYSVPLGAKTSVDLGVHFGLLNVDDIGKYLYYGADVVFPVQLKENAVLSIGVHYSDSEEGSPTPEAHFHGSTSLTMRF